Proteins from a genomic interval of Nocardioidaceae bacterium:
- a CDS encoding lactate utilization protein yields the protein MATFVGMPAFPEAAREKLGDTVLRRNLAHATATIRDKRAKVVGELEDAGTWQDLRLAGAAIKDTALHDLADHLELLERRLTAAGATVHWARDAAEACAIVASVARTHDVDEVVKVKSMATAEIELNEHLADEGIAAWETDLAELIVQLGDDLPSHVLVPAIHRNRAEILDIFRRRMADAGRAAPDDLTDDPRRLAEAARLHLREKFLRAKVGVSGANFAVAETGTLVVVESEGNGRMCLTMPEVLVSVVGIEKVVPTWEDLDVLLQTLPRSSTGERMNPYTSTWTGVTDGDGPREVHVVLLDNGRTRALADEVGRQALRCIRCSACMNVCPVYERVGGHAYGSVYPGPIGAILNPLLRGVGEDPQVDSLPYASTLCGACYEVCPVAIDIPSVLVDQRRAVVDAKRGKRPSAEALAMKAVGAAFGSPRRLGALEQASGLAGRAVSRLGSVTLPGGRSALRSAPGPGRAWTDARDAPAPPAESFRAWWERTDGGRS from the coding sequence ATGGCCACCTTCGTCGGCATGCCCGCCTTCCCCGAGGCCGCCCGCGAGAAGCTCGGCGACACCGTGCTGCGCCGCAACCTCGCCCACGCCACCGCGACCATCCGCGACAAGCGCGCGAAGGTCGTCGGCGAGCTCGAGGACGCCGGCACCTGGCAGGACCTCCGGCTGGCCGGCGCGGCGATCAAGGACACCGCCCTGCACGACCTCGCCGATCACCTCGAGCTGCTCGAGCGACGCCTCACCGCGGCCGGCGCGACCGTCCACTGGGCGCGCGACGCCGCCGAGGCCTGCGCGATCGTCGCCTCCGTCGCGCGTACGCACGACGTCGACGAGGTCGTGAAGGTCAAGTCGATGGCCACCGCCGAGATCGAGCTCAACGAGCACCTCGCCGACGAGGGCATCGCTGCCTGGGAGACCGACCTCGCCGAGCTCATCGTGCAGCTCGGAGACGACCTGCCCAGCCACGTGCTCGTCCCGGCGATCCACCGCAACCGGGCCGAGATCCTGGACATCTTCCGCCGTCGCATGGCCGACGCCGGCCGCGCCGCACCCGACGACCTCACCGACGACCCGCGTCGCCTGGCCGAGGCCGCACGCTTGCACCTGCGCGAAAAGTTCCTGCGCGCGAAGGTCGGGGTCTCCGGCGCCAACTTCGCCGTCGCCGAGACCGGCACGCTCGTCGTCGTCGAGTCCGAGGGCAACGGCCGGATGTGCCTCACGATGCCCGAGGTGCTCGTCAGCGTCGTCGGCATCGAGAAGGTCGTGCCGACCTGGGAGGACCTCGATGTGCTGCTGCAGACACTGCCGCGGTCCTCGACCGGCGAGCGCATGAACCCGTACACCTCGACGTGGACCGGGGTCACCGACGGCGACGGCCCCCGTGAGGTGCACGTGGTGCTGCTCGACAACGGGCGTACGCGGGCGCTGGCCGACGAGGTCGGCCGTCAGGCGCTGCGCTGCATCCGCTGCTCGGCATGCATGAACGTGTGCCCGGTCTACGAACGCGTCGGCGGGCACGCGTACGGATCGGTCTACCCCGGGCCGATCGGCGCGATCCTCAACCCGCTCCTCCGCGGCGTCGGTGAGGACCCGCAGGTCGACTCGCTGCCGTACGCCTCGACGCTCTGCGGTGCCTGCTACGAGGTGTGCCCGGTGGCCATCGACATCCCCTCGGTGCTGGTCGACCAGCGGCGGGCGGTCGTGGACGCGAAGCGCGGCAAGCGGCCCTCGGCCGAGGCCCTGGCGATGAAGGCGGTCGGGGCGGCCTTCGGGTCCCCGCGGCGGCTCGGCGCGCTGGAGCAGGCGTCGGGTCTCGCGGGACGGGCGGTGTCGCGCCTCGGGTCCGTCACCCTGCCCGGTGGACGGTCCGCACTGCGGAGCGCGCCCGGCCCCGGTCGTGCCTGGACCGACGCCCGGGACGCCCCCGCGCCACCGGCGGAGTCGTTCCGCGCCTGGTGGGAGCGCACCGACGGTGGTCGCTCGTGA
- a CDS encoding (Fe-S)-binding protein, producing MVTCVNDAMFPDVGKATVRLLRRLGVDVEFPAAQTCCGQPMVNTGYYDEAVPAVRQVATAFDGYEAVVVPSGSCTGSVRHQAADVARRTGDTVLLDTVESIAPRTYELTEFLVDVLGVTDVGASFPHRVTYHPTCHSLRLLGVGDRPRRLLEKVRGIDLVELPRAEECCGFGGTFATKNADTSVAMGSDKARHVRDTGAEVLVAGDSSCLMHIGGLLSRQRSGVRTMHLAEILASTEGSDGGAR from the coding sequence ATGGTCACCTGCGTCAACGACGCGATGTTCCCGGACGTCGGCAAGGCGACCGTGCGGCTGCTGCGTCGGTTGGGGGTCGACGTGGAGTTCCCCGCCGCCCAGACGTGCTGCGGCCAGCCCATGGTCAACACCGGGTACTACGACGAAGCGGTGCCCGCGGTGAGGCAGGTGGCGACCGCGTTCGACGGCTACGAGGCCGTCGTCGTCCCCTCGGGGTCGTGCACCGGGTCCGTACGCCACCAGGCCGCCGACGTCGCCCGGCGCACCGGTGACACCGTGCTCCTCGACACGGTCGAGTCGATCGCGCCACGCACGTACGAGCTCACCGAGTTCCTCGTCGACGTGCTCGGGGTGACCGACGTCGGGGCGTCGTTCCCGCATCGTGTGACCTACCACCCCACCTGCCACTCCCTGCGTCTGCTCGGCGTCGGCGACCGGCCGCGCCGGCTGCTCGAGAAGGTGCGCGGCATCGACCTCGTCGAGCTGCCCCGCGCCGAGGAGTGCTGCGGGTTCGGAGGCACCTTCGCCACGAAGAACGCCGACACCTCCGTCGCGATGGGCTCGGACAAGGCGCGGCACGTACGCGACACCGGCGCCGAGGTGCTCGTTGCCGGCGACTCCTCCTGCCTGATGCACATCGGGGGGCTGCTCAGCCGACAGCGATCGGGCGTACGCACCATGCACCTCGCCGAGATCCTGGCGAGCACCGAAGGCAGTGACGGGGGAGCCCGCTGA
- a CDS encoding rhamnulokinase → MRDVEVAAVDLGASSGRVIHARVGADRLDLDAVARFENTPVRLPDGLHWNVLELYRRSVQGLAAAESASGPTGLTSIGIDSWAIDYGLLRGDRLLGQPFHYRDERSAGGVERVRQVVTREEHFARSGLQHLDFTTVHQLAVDPLVACADRALLVPDLLGWWLCGQQVAERTNASTTGLLDVTTGEWDTELVERLGLATSLFPHLVDPGTRLGRLRPAVRAEVPTDAVVVSVASHDTASAVLGVPMTEPGAAYVSCGTWGLVGVETGAPVLSEAARDANFTNERGVDGRTRFLTNVMGTWLLSETLRSWGADGTGEVLQRLLAEASARHDAGVEPTLFDVQDPRFVRPGNMPARIAAWCHEHDVRAPAGQAEVVHAVVASLADAFAGAARAAGELAGVDVDRIHVVGGGSRNELLCRLLADRAGVPVVAGPVEATAIGNVLAQGRAAGALRGSLESLRDLVARTQPLRTWMPQPLAERSRSGKVGA, encoded by the coding sequence CTGAGGGACGTCGAGGTCGCTGCCGTCGACCTCGGCGCTTCCTCGGGTCGGGTGATCCACGCCCGCGTGGGCGCCGACCGCCTCGATCTCGACGCCGTCGCGCGATTCGAGAACACGCCCGTACGTCTGCCAGACGGCCTGCACTGGAACGTCCTCGAGCTCTACCGGCGCTCGGTGCAGGGGCTCGCGGCCGCCGAGTCGGCGAGCGGGCCGACGGGGCTCACGAGCATCGGCATCGACAGCTGGGCGATCGACTACGGGCTGCTGCGCGGCGACCGGTTGCTCGGCCAGCCGTTCCACTACCGCGACGAGCGCAGTGCAGGGGGCGTGGAGCGGGTGCGCCAGGTGGTGACGCGCGAGGAGCACTTCGCGCGCAGCGGGTTGCAGCACTTGGACTTCACCACGGTGCACCAGCTCGCGGTGGACCCGCTGGTGGCGTGCGCCGACAGGGCGCTGCTCGTGCCCGATCTGCTCGGCTGGTGGCTGTGCGGTCAGCAGGTCGCGGAACGCACCAACGCGTCCACCACCGGGTTGCTCGACGTCACCACGGGCGAGTGGGACACCGAGCTCGTCGAGCGCCTGGGCCTCGCCACCAGCCTCTTCCCGCACCTGGTGGATCCGGGAACCCGGCTGGGGCGGTTGCGACCCGCGGTGCGGGCCGAGGTCCCGACCGACGCGGTGGTCGTCAGCGTCGCTTCGCACGACACCGCCTCGGCAGTGCTCGGCGTGCCGATGACCGAGCCGGGTGCCGCGTACGTCTCCTGCGGCACCTGGGGACTGGTCGGCGTCGAGACGGGTGCCCCGGTGCTCTCCGAGGCCGCGCGGGACGCGAACTTCACCAACGAACGCGGCGTGGACGGCCGCACCCGCTTCCTGACCAACGTGATGGGCACCTGGCTGCTCTCCGAGACCCTTCGCTCGTGGGGTGCGGACGGCACCGGTGAGGTGCTGCAGCGTCTTCTGGCCGAGGCGTCCGCCCGGCACGACGCGGGCGTCGAGCCGACGCTCTTCGACGTGCAGGACCCGCGCTTCGTACGCCCCGGCAACATGCCCGCACGGATCGCCGCGTGGTGCCACGAGCACGACGTACGTGCTCCGGCGGGGCAGGCGGAGGTCGTTCACGCCGTCGTCGCGAGCCTCGCCGACGCGTTCGCCGGAGCGGCGCGCGCGGCCGGCGAGCTGGCCGGGGTCGACGTCGACCGCATCCATGTGGTCGGGGGCGGGTCCCGCAACGAGCTCCTGTGCCGACTGCTGGCCGACCGCGCCGGTGTGCCGGTCGTCGCCGGACCGGTCGAGGCCACCGCCATCGGCAACGTGCTGGCTCAAGGACGTGCGGCCGGCGCGCTGCGCGGGTCGCTGGAGTCGCTCCGCGACCTGGTCGCCCGGACCCAGCCGCTGCGGACCTGGATGCCGCAGCCCTTGGCGGAGCGGTCCCGCTCGGGGAAGGTGGGCGCGTGA
- a CDS encoding bifunctional aldolase/short-chain dehydrogenase encodes MTRTSLTAPTTNPVVQDLVARSNRLGSDPKNTNYAGGNTSAKGTETDPVTGEDVELVWVKGSGGDLGTLTAAGLAALRLDRMRSLVDVYPGVEREDEMVAAFDYCLHGKGGAAPSIDTAMHGLVDAAHVDHLHPDSGIAIATAVDGPELTTTIFGDEVVWVPWRRPGFQLGLDIAEIKEKNPQAIGCVLGGHGITAWGDTSEEAERNSLRIIDTAAAYIAEHSRAEPFGPALEGYRPLPEAERRAKAAALAPTIRGIASADQPMVGHFTDADAVLEFLASTEHPRLAALGTSCPDHFLRTKVKPLVLDLPADASVEDCITRLHELAERYREDYQAYYDRHAEPDSPAIRGKDPLIVLVPGVGMFSFGRNKQTARVAGEFYLNAINVMRGAEGLSSYAPIEESEKFRIEYWALEEAKLQRMPAPKPLATRVALVTGAASGIGLATAHKLAAEGACVVVADLSAEKAQAAAAEIGGTDVAVGVEVDVSDAAAVARMVEQAVLAFGGVDLVVNNAGLSLSKSLLETTESDWDRQHDVMAKGSFLVSQAAARAMIAQDMGGDIVYISSKNSVFAGPNNIAYAATKADQAHQVRLLAAELGAHGIKVNGVNPDGVVQGSGIFAGGWGAQRAEVYGVAEEDLGKFYAQRTILKREVLPDHIANAVFVLCGPEMTHTTGLHVPVDAGVAAAFLR; translated from the coding sequence ATGACACGCACCTCACTCACCGCACCGACCACCAACCCCGTGGTCCAGGACCTCGTGGCCCGGTCCAACCGACTGGGCAGCGACCCGAAGAACACCAACTACGCCGGCGGCAACACCTCAGCCAAGGGCACAGAGACCGACCCGGTCACCGGCGAGGACGTGGAGCTGGTCTGGGTCAAGGGCTCCGGTGGAGACCTGGGCACCTTGACGGCGGCCGGCCTCGCGGCCCTGCGGCTGGACCGGATGCGGTCGCTCGTCGACGTCTACCCCGGTGTCGAGCGCGAGGACGAGATGGTCGCCGCGTTCGACTACTGCTTGCACGGCAAGGGCGGAGCCGCGCCGTCGATCGACACCGCGATGCACGGCCTCGTCGACGCCGCCCACGTCGACCACCTGCATCCCGACTCCGGCATCGCGATCGCGACGGCCGTCGACGGGCCCGAGCTCACGACCACGATCTTCGGTGACGAGGTCGTCTGGGTCCCGTGGCGTCGTCCCGGCTTCCAGCTGGGCCTCGACATCGCCGAGATCAAGGAGAAGAACCCGCAGGCGATCGGCTGCGTGCTCGGTGGCCACGGCATCACTGCCTGGGGCGACACCTCGGAGGAGGCAGAGCGCAACTCGCTGCGGATCATCGACACGGCCGCGGCCTACATCGCCGAGCACAGCCGGGCCGAGCCGTTCGGGCCGGCCCTCGAGGGCTACCGTCCGCTGCCCGAGGCCGAGCGACGGGCCAAGGCCGCCGCCCTGGCCCCGACCATCCGCGGGATCGCCTCGGCCGACCAGCCCATGGTCGGCCACTTCACCGACGCCGACGCCGTGCTCGAGTTCCTCGCGTCCACCGAGCATCCGAGGCTGGCCGCCCTCGGCACGTCCTGCCCCGACCACTTCCTGCGTACGAAGGTCAAGCCGCTCGTGCTCGACCTGCCCGCGGACGCCTCTGTCGAGGACTGCATCACCCGCCTGCACGAGCTCGCGGAGCGCTACCGCGAGGACTACCAGGCCTACTACGACCGGCACGCCGAGCCCGACTCCCCGGCGATCCGCGGCAAGGACCCGCTGATCGTGCTGGTGCCGGGGGTCGGCATGTTCTCCTTCGGCCGCAACAAGCAGACGGCGCGGGTGGCCGGCGAGTTCTACCTCAACGCCATCAACGTCATGCGCGGCGCCGAGGGCCTGTCCTCCTACGCACCCATCGAGGAGTCGGAGAAGTTCCGCATCGAGTACTGGGCCCTGGAGGAGGCCAAGCTGCAGCGCATGCCCGCGCCGAAGCCGTTGGCGACGCGCGTCGCGCTGGTCACCGGCGCCGCCTCGGGCATCGGTCTCGCGACGGCGCACAAGCTCGCCGCCGAGGGCGCCTGCGTGGTGGTGGCCGACCTGTCTGCCGAGAAGGCGCAGGCGGCAGCAGCGGAGATCGGTGGCACCGACGTGGCCGTGGGCGTCGAGGTCGACGTCAGCGACGCAGCCGCCGTGGCGCGCATGGTCGAGCAGGCCGTGCTCGCCTTCGGCGGCGTGGACCTCGTGGTCAACAACGCGGGCCTGTCGCTGAGCAAATCGCTGCTCGAGACCACCGAGTCCGACTGGGACCGCCAGCACGACGTCATGGCCAAGGGCTCGTTCCTGGTCTCCCAGGCCGCGGCCAGGGCGATGATCGCGCAGGACATGGGCGGGGACATCGTCTACATCTCCTCGAAGAACTCCGTCTTCGCGGGGCCCAACAACATCGCGTACGCCGCCACGAAGGCCGACCAGGCCCACCAGGTGCGGCTGCTGGCCGCCGAGCTCGGCGCCCACGGCATCAAGGTCAACGGCGTCAACCCCGACGGTGTCGTGCAGGGCTCCGGCATCTTCGCCGGCGGCTGGGGCGCGCAGCGGGCCGAGGTGTACGGCGTGGCTGAGGAAGACCTGGGCAAGTTCTACGCGCAGCGCACCATTCTCAAGCGCGAGGTGCTGCCCGACCACATCGCCAACGCTGTCTTCGTGCTCTGCGGACCCGAGATGACGCACACCACCGGCCTGCACGTACCTGTCGACGCCGGCGTCGCCGCGGCGTTCCTGCGCTGA
- the rhaI gene encoding L-rhamnose isomerase: MTAFETIGDQLAELAIEVPSWAYGNSGTRFKVFGTPGTPRDVWEKIDDAATVHRFTGLAPTVALHIPWDDVEDFGKLRAYAADRGVALGTINSNTFQDDDYKLGSLTHRDGAVRRKAIDHNLRCLEIMGETGSRDLKIWLADGTNYPGQADLRARQDRLADSLAEIYASVGEGQRLVLEYKFFEPAFYHTDVPDWGTAYAQVAALGDRAVVCLDTGHHAPGTNIEFIVMQLLRLGKLGSFDFNSRFYADDDLIVGAADPFQLFRILVELVAGDGYGSGSDVALMLDQCHNIELKVPGQIRSVLNVQEMLARALLLDRGALASARADGDVLTANEVLMDAFYTDVRPDLAAWREGRGLPGDPMRAYRTSGYQQEIERTREGGAQAGWN; this comes from the coding sequence ATGACCGCCTTCGAGACCATCGGCGACCAGCTGGCCGAGCTCGCGATCGAGGTCCCTTCCTGGGCCTACGGCAACTCGGGCACCCGGTTCAAGGTCTTCGGCACCCCCGGCACCCCGCGCGACGTCTGGGAGAAGATCGACGACGCCGCCACGGTGCACCGCTTCACCGGCCTCGCACCGACCGTGGCCCTCCACATCCCGTGGGACGACGTCGAGGACTTCGGCAAGCTCCGCGCGTACGCCGCCGACCGTGGCGTCGCGCTCGGCACGATCAACTCGAACACCTTCCAGGACGACGACTACAAGCTCGGCAGCCTCACCCACCGCGACGGAGCGGTCCGCCGCAAGGCGATCGACCACAACCTGCGGTGCCTCGAGATCATGGGCGAGACCGGCTCACGGGACCTGAAGATCTGGCTGGCCGACGGCACCAACTACCCCGGTCAGGCCGATCTGCGTGCCCGTCAGGACCGCCTCGCCGACAGCCTCGCCGAGATCTACGCCTCGGTGGGCGAGGGCCAGCGACTGGTGCTGGAGTACAAGTTCTTCGAGCCGGCCTTCTACCACACCGACGTGCCCGACTGGGGCACCGCGTACGCCCAGGTCGCCGCTCTCGGCGACCGCGCCGTGGTCTGCCTGGACACCGGGCACCACGCACCTGGGACGAACATCGAGTTCATCGTCATGCAGCTGCTGCGCCTCGGCAAGCTGGGGTCCTTCGACTTCAACAGCCGCTTCTACGCCGACGACGACCTGATCGTCGGGGCAGCTGACCCCTTCCAGCTCTTCCGCATCCTGGTCGAGCTGGTCGCGGGGGACGGGTACGGCAGCGGCAGCGACGTCGCGCTGATGCTCGACCAGTGCCACAACATCGAGCTGAAGGTGCCGGGCCAGATCCGATCGGTGCTCAACGTGCAGGAGATGCTCGCACGCGCTCTGCTACTCGACCGCGGCGCGCTGGCGTCGGCGCGCGCCGACGGTGACGTGCTCACCGCCAACGAGGTGCTGATGGACGCGTTCTACACCGACGTACGACCCGACCTCGCGGCATGGCGCGAGGGCCGCGGGCTGCCGGGCGACCCGATGAGGGCGTACCGGACCAGCGGATACCAGCAGGAGATCGAGCGGACCCGCGAGGGCGGGGCCCAGGCAGGATGGAACTGA
- a CDS encoding L-rhamnose mutarotase: protein MQRVCFTLQVRPDRLEEYAARHRAVWPDMLRALADAGWHDYSLFLRDDGLLVGHLRTPSLEQAQAAMAATEVNARWQSEMAEFFTGLDDAAPDTGFVRLTEVFHLEEQLDRLDDTTPTPTRDETP from the coding sequence GTGCAACGTGTCTGCTTCACCCTCCAGGTCCGGCCCGACCGGCTCGAGGAGTACGCGGCCCGGCACCGCGCGGTCTGGCCCGACATGCTGCGGGCCCTCGCGGACGCCGGTTGGCACGACTACTCGCTGTTCCTCCGGGACGACGGCCTGCTCGTCGGCCACCTGCGTACGCCGAGCCTCGAGCAGGCCCAGGCGGCGATGGCGGCGACCGAGGTCAACGCCCGCTGGCAGTCGGAGATGGCGGAGTTCTTCACCGGACTCGACGACGCGGCCCCCGACACCGGGTTCGTACGCCTGACCGAGGTCTTCCACCTCGAGGAACAGCTCGACCGGCTCGACGACACCACCCCCACCCCGACCAGAGACGAGACACCATGA
- the rhaS gene encoding rhamnose ABC transporter substrate-binding protein — MSITKSFTKRTLAVLAVSGTLALSACGGDSGGSADSGSGSGSSEEQVSVTMLPKNLGNPYFDTSTQGARAAAQQVGAEFEEVGPQEATPDAQVQYINTAAQQGRDALILSANDPSAVCDALDQARSAGTAIVTFDSDTEPECRDLFINQATAEGIASAQVELIAEQIDGDGQIAILSASANATNQNTWIDLMREQIESDYPDIELVDVVYGNDDDQESFDKTAALLQSNPDLEGIVSPTTVGIAAAARYLSDSQFDGEVALTGLGTPNQMREYVEGGTVEAFALWNPEDLGALATYAATALASGEIEGAEGDSFSAGELGEFTVDADSTVLLGDPFVFDAENIGDFDF; from the coding sequence ATGTCGATCACGAAGTCGTTCACCAAGCGCACCCTCGCCGTCCTCGCAGTCAGCGGCACGCTGGCGCTCTCCGCCTGCGGCGGCGACAGCGGCGGCTCGGCCGACTCCGGCTCGGGCTCCGGCTCGAGCGAGGAGCAGGTCAGCGTCACCATGCTGCCGAAGAACCTCGGCAACCCCTATTTCGACACCTCCACCCAGGGTGCCCGTGCGGCAGCCCAGCAGGTCGGCGCCGAGTTCGAGGAGGTCGGTCCCCAGGAGGCCACCCCCGACGCGCAGGTGCAGTACATCAACACCGCCGCGCAGCAGGGCCGCGATGCCCTGATCCTGTCGGCCAACGACCCGTCCGCCGTCTGCGACGCTCTCGACCAGGCGCGCTCCGCCGGCACCGCGATCGTCACCTTCGACTCCGACACCGAGCCCGAGTGCCGTGACCTCTTCATCAACCAGGCCACCGCCGAGGGCATCGCCTCGGCCCAGGTCGAGCTGATCGCGGAGCAGATCGACGGCGACGGCCAGATCGCGATCCTCTCCGCCAGTGCCAACGCGACGAACCAGAACACCTGGATCGACCTGATGCGCGAGCAGATCGAGTCCGACTACCCCGACATCGAGCTCGTCGACGTGGTCTACGGCAACGACGACGACCAGGAGTCCTTCGACAAGACCGCTGCGCTGCTGCAGTCCAACCCGGACCTCGAGGGCATCGTCTCCCCGACCACGGTCGGCATCGCCGCCGCGGCGCGCTACCTGTCCGACAGCCAGTTCGACGGTGAGGTCGCCCTGACCGGTCTGGGCACGCCGAACCAGATGCGCGAGTACGTGGAGGGTGGCACCGTCGAGGCCTTCGCCCTGTGGAACCCCGAGGACCTCGGTGCCCTGGCCACCTACGCCGCCACCGCCCTGGCCTCGGGCGAGATCGAGGGCGCCGAGGGCGACTCGTTCTCGGCCGGCGAGCTCGGCGAGTTCACCGTCGACGCCGACTCCACAGTGCTCCTCGGCGACCCGTTCGTCTTCGACGCCGAGAACATCGGCGACTTCGACTTCTGA
- a CDS encoding ABC transporter permease produces the protein MSATVESPRPDTGTSTATQRAYRDHAHPLWHRLLLTRESAVVALLLAVAAYALASVDNFAGPLTLTFLLLDTAPILLIALPMTMVIVTGEIDLSVASIVGLASVLTGLLTQAGLPMSLTLLVVLVAGAGAGAFNGFLVAYVGLPSLAVTIGTLALFRGLAVGLLGTTAITEFPDAWSDLATATIGASGVPYVIVPFLLLLVLFTWLLHFSAFGRGVYDVGLSSEAAHFTGVDVERTKFLLFVLSGAVSAFAGVYFTLRFGSARGDNATGLELQVIAAVLLGGVSIFGGRGRLHGVIAGVLLIGVLSSALRLEGVTVNVINIVVGLLLVASVVSPVVIERLGSLRASLSRRLAARSSGSGAPTGSSSSSRSGA, from the coding sequence ATGAGTGCCACCGTCGAGTCGCCGCGTCCCGACACCGGCACGAGCACGGCGACCCAGCGTGCTTACCGCGATCACGCCCACCCGCTGTGGCATCGCCTGCTGCTGACCCGCGAGAGCGCGGTCGTGGCGCTGCTGCTCGCCGTGGCGGCGTACGCGTTGGCGAGCGTCGACAACTTCGCCGGACCGCTGACGCTCACGTTCCTGCTGCTCGACACCGCGCCGATCCTGCTGATCGCCCTGCCGATGACGATGGTGATCGTCACCGGCGAGATCGACCTCTCGGTCGCCAGCATCGTCGGTCTCGCCAGCGTGCTCACCGGGCTGCTGACCCAGGCCGGGCTCCCGATGTCGCTGACCCTGCTCGTCGTGCTCGTCGCCGGGGCCGGCGCGGGCGCCTTCAACGGATTCCTGGTCGCGTACGTCGGCCTGCCCTCGCTCGCCGTCACCATCGGCACCCTCGCGCTCTTCCGCGGACTGGCGGTGGGCCTGCTGGGCACCACCGCCATCACCGAGTTCCCCGACGCCTGGTCCGACCTCGCAACCGCCACGATCGGGGCGAGCGGGGTGCCGTACGTGATCGTGCCGTTCCTCCTGCTGCTGGTGCTCTTCACGTGGCTGCTGCACTTCTCGGCCTTCGGCCGCGGTGTCTACGACGTCGGACTGAGCAGCGAGGCCGCCCACTTCACCGGTGTCGACGTCGAGCGGACCAAGTTCCTCCTCTTCGTGCTCTCGGGTGCTGTCTCCGCCTTCGCCGGCGTCTACTTCACCCTGCGGTTCGGCAGCGCCCGCGGCGACAACGCCACCGGCTTGGAGCTCCAGGTGATCGCCGCGGTCCTGCTCGGTGGCGTCTCCATCTTCGGTGGGCGAGGTCGCCTGCACGGCGTCATCGCCGGCGTGCTGCTCATCGGCGTGCTGTCCTCCGCGCTGCGCCTCGAGGGCGTCACCGTCAACGTCATCAACATCGTCGTCGGCCTGCTCCTCGTCGCCTCGGTCGTCTCACCGGTGGTCATCGAACGTCTCGGCAGCCTGCGTGCCTCGCTGTCGCGCCGCCTCGCCGCTCGGTCCTCCGGCTCGGGGGCCCCGACAGGTTCGTCCAGCTCGTCCCGATCGGGGGCCTAG
- a CDS encoding ABC transporter permease, producing the protein MIRSRELSIALVLVLVVALATFQTPNFLFSSGGWRDLLLTPSILMMLAAGQAVVIITRNVDLSVGSVLGLTAYLTGRLFIDVPGIPIVAVAAAGVAVGVVLGLVNGLLVTFGRVPALVITLGTLYVYRGMVLTWAGSDRVNAGDLPRPFLQLGVRSVLGVPVLFWLALAVLVAVGYFLHTARSGREMYAIGSDPDAAELYGLPVRRRVLSAFMLSGGLAGLAGVMYAARYGTVSSGAGQGLELEVVAAVVIGGVAIFGGSGTVWGAAVGAVLLVTINRALPILGIPDFWQQAVVGVLIIAAIVLDRVLAARRARRLTETEEKA; encoded by the coding sequence CTGATCCGGTCACGAGAGCTGTCGATCGCCCTCGTGCTGGTGCTGGTCGTCGCGCTGGCGACGTTCCAGACGCCCAACTTCCTCTTCAGCTCCGGTGGATGGCGCGACCTCCTGCTCACCCCATCGATCCTCATGATGCTGGCCGCCGGCCAGGCGGTCGTCATCATCACGCGCAACGTCGACCTCTCGGTCGGGTCGGTGCTCGGGCTGACCGCCTACCTCACGGGTCGCCTCTTCATCGACGTGCCGGGCATCCCCATCGTGGCGGTCGCGGCGGCGGGTGTCGCGGTCGGTGTCGTGCTGGGCCTCGTCAACGGCTTGCTGGTGACCTTCGGACGGGTGCCGGCCCTGGTCATCACGCTCGGCACCCTGTACGTCTACCGCGGCATGGTGCTGACCTGGGCGGGAAGCGACCGCGTGAACGCAGGCGACCTGCCTCGGCCGTTCCTGCAGCTGGGTGTGCGGTCCGTGCTCGGCGTGCCGGTGCTCTTCTGGCTGGCGCTCGCCGTCCTGGTGGCCGTGGGGTACTTCCTCCACACCGCGCGCTCGGGCCGCGAGATGTACGCCATCGGTTCCGACCCCGACGCCGCCGAGCTCTACGGCCTCCCCGTGCGCCGGCGCGTCCTGAGCGCCTTCATGCTCTCGGGCGGACTGGCCGGGCTGGCAGGCGTCATGTACGCCGCGCGCTACGGCACGGTGAGCTCCGGCGCCGGCCAGGGCCTCGAGCTCGAGGTCGTCGCCGCCGTCGTGATCGGAGGAGTCGCGATCTTCGGCGGTTCCGGCACCGTGTGGGGCGCCGCGGTCGGCGCCGTGCTGCTGGTGACCATCAATCGGGCGCTGCCGATCCTCGGCATCCCCGACTTCTGGCAGCAGGCCGTCGTGGGCGTGCTCATCATCGCCGCGATCGTGCTCGACCGGGTGCTGGCAGCCCGCCGCGCCCGACGATTGACCGAGACCGAGGAGAAGGCATGA